The genomic window TGCGCCGGCTGGGCAACAGTTGCTGGCGGTGGTGCCTGATCGCCGTAGGCGTCTTCCAGGTCGCCATCGCCGCCGCCCAAATCAGTGGCATCGACTTCGGCATCATGCCGCACCATATGCATGGCATGCACGGTGAAATGATGACCGGCGCGCATTTGCTGCACGAGTCCACCGCATGGCTGTTGGCGTTGGGGCTGGCCATGATTGCCGCCGGCATCTGGACCGGCGCTGCGGCGGGTGTAGCCGCCATCGCCGGCGCCTACTCGCTCGCGCTGGTGGCTTATGTGGCGTACGACGCGTGGAACGGCGAGGTGACGGCCGCCCGCATCGCCAGTCATGTGCCGGTGCTGGCCGGGATGGTATTCGCTTTGCTGGTAGCGCGAGACCGCGGCCGGGGCCGGTCGCGTTCCGAGCAATCCGAAGCGGACGCGCCCGGCGAGCCGGCGGCTAGTTTGCCGGAGCGGCGCCGCGGGCATCTATGGCCCATCAACCGTTCTACGACGGCCCGTCGTACCCCCGGTGCGGCCGCCCGTTTAAGGTGGATGCCCATGACCGCGTCAAGCGACGACGAGGCCGTTACCGCGCTGGCCCTGGCGGCGGCAGAGGGGAACGCTCAGGCGCTCGAGGCGTTCATCAAGGCCACTCAGCAAGACGTGTGGCGCTTTGTCACGTACCTGTCGGACGCCGGCAGCGCCGACGACCTGACTCAGGAGACGTTCCTGCGGGCGATCGGCGCCATACCGCGGTTCGCCGGCCGCTCCACCGCCCGAACCTGGTTGTTGTCCATTGCCCGCTGTGTCGTCGCCGACCACTTCCGCCACGCCCAGTCGCGGCCGCTGACCGCGCATGGCGCCGACCCCGAACAGTTGCTCGGCGGAGATCGGCACTCACGTGGGTTTGAAGACCTTGTCGAAGTGACCACCATGATCGCGCAACTCACCGCCGACCAGCGCGAAGCGTTGTTACTCACCCAGCTGCTCGGACTCTCCTACGCCGATGCGGCCGCGGTGTGCGGATGCCCGGTGGGCACCATTCGGTCCCGCGTCGCCCGCGCCCGCGACGCCTTGCTGGCCGACGCCGACCGCGACGACCTGACCGGCTAGACGGTATGGAGGCTGACTCGAGGCCGAAGGCCTCGGGCTGCAATCGGACGTGGGTTGCCGGTGTCGGGTGAACACTCGCACGGGTAGAGCCACAGTTGCAGATCAGGAGGCCTCCGGTGAGTTTCAACGGTACGAGTGTCGGGTTGGACGTGCACGCGCTTTCGGTGGTTGCTCATGCCGTCGATGAACAGACGGGTCGAGTCGAACGGGCGCGGTTGTGTCCTGATCACGGTGAGATCTTGGATTGGTTGCACCGGTTGCGAGGCCCGGTGCGAGTGGCCTATGAGGCCGGGCCAACGGGGTTTGGTCTGGCACGAGCTCTAGCGGATGCCCAGATCGACTGCGTGGTCGCCGCGCCATCGAAGCTGATCCGCCCGGCCGGGGATCGGGTCAAGACCGATGCTCGTGATGCTGCGCATCTGACCAGGTTGCTGCGGTTGGATGAGATCACTGCGGTTACGGTGCCCGACGTTGAGGTCGAGGCGGTGCGAGATTTGGTTCGTGCTCGCGAGGACGCCCGTGCGGATCTGATGCGTGTTCGGCACCGGTTGTCGAAGCTGTTGCTGCGCCAAGGCCGGGTCTACTCAGGTGGTCAGGCCTGGACCGGAGTGCACGAAACGTGGCTTAGGCGCCAACGATTCGACGATGTCCACACCGCGGCGGCGTTTGATCATCACTTTGACGCGGTGCTCACCGCTACCGCGGCCAGGAACCGTCTCGACGAGCAGATCGTCATGGTCGCGGCCTCACCGCGCTGGGCCGATCCGGTCAACCGGCTGGGCTGCCTACGCGGGATCTCGGCGTTGACTGGTCTGGCCTTAGCCGTAGAAATCGGGGACTGGACCCGATTCACCGGTGCCTCGATCGGCGCCTACGTCGGTCTGGTGCCCACCGAGTACTCCTCGGGGACTTCACGGGTCCAGGGTTCGATCACCAAGGCTGGCAACGCCCACGTCCGCAGACTGCTGATCGAATCGGCCTGGCACCACCGCGCCGGCTACCGCACCCCCGGTCCGACGATGCGGGCCCGATGGGCCAAGGTCGACCCAGCGCTCAAGGACCGCGGGCACGCCGGAAACCGCCGTTTACATCAGCAGTGGTGCCGGTTCAATGAGCGCAAGAAGCCCCACGTCGTGGCCAACGTCGCGGTCGCTCGTCAACTGGCCGGTTGGTGTTGGTCGCTGGCCACGCTGACATAAGCGCAGCCGCCCGAAGCTTGATCGGAGTCAGCCGGTCGGCGGTGAGGTAGGCGAACTGGACCTGCGTTACAGCTATGAGCAACAACAGCATTCGACCAATGCTGATGTGACGCCCGCCCCTAGAAAGCAGCCACCGTTCGCGCCGAACCATCGTCTTGCGGTACCCAACCCGCGTATATCAGTCTGACACCACCGTCGTTGACCAACGACCGCCGCGACGCCCGACTGACCCCGATCAAACGAAAGCCGCCCCGGCCCATACCGGGGCGGCTTTCACCTGCCTATTGACAAACAGTGCCTACATATCAGCTGTAGTGCCCAGGGTCGTTGGTTGAGATGTGACGACACGCTGTAGCGGTCGTTGATGGGTGAAGGTCTCCTGTCGTGGAGTGGAGCTGCTACCACTGCACCCACAACGAACAGGAGACCTTCGTGGTCCACGCTAACGCTGTTTTGACGCCTCGGGGTCGGTTGATGCTGGCTCGTCGTGTCGTTGATGAGGGATGGCCGATCGTGCGGGCCGCTGAACATTTCCATGTGTCGTGGCCGACCGCTAAACGTTGGGCGGTGCGGTATGCGGCGATGGGCGAGGCCGGGATGACCGATCGCTCTAGCCGACCCCATCACAGCCCTAACCGCACACCGCCGCCGGTCGTGCGCCGCATCGTGGAGCTGCGGTGGCGACATCGCCTCTCACCGCTGGCGATCGCGTCGCGGTTGTCGATGCCGGCCTCCACAGTGCACGCCGTTCTGGTGCGGTGCCGACTGAATCGCCTGTCGTACATCGATCTTCGCACTGGAGAGGTCATTCGTCGCTATGAACACGATCGCCCCGGTGCGCTCCTCCACGTCGATGTGAAGAAATTGGGCAACATCCCCGACGGCGGCGGCTGGCGATTTGTGGGACGAGCGCAAGGATGGCAGAACCGACGTTCGATGCCCGACACCAAACGCAGTCGTTACCGCAACGAATTGATGGGGCATGGCTTCGTGCACACCGTAATCGATGACCACTCGCGGGTGGCCTACGCCGAAATCCACGACGACGAAACTGCGGCCACCGCGATCGCGGTGTTGCGCCGCGCTGTGGGCTGGTTCGCCGTGCGCGGAGTGACGGTGCAACGTGTGCTCTCCGACAATGGCTCGTGCTACCGCTCCCATGCCTGGCGCCACGCCTGTGCTGAGCTGCACATCGTGCCTAAACGGACCCGCCCCTACCGGCCTCAGACCAACGGCAAAATCGAGCGCTTTCACCGCACCATGACCGCCGAATGGGCCTTCGCCCGTCACTACCCCAACGAACGCACCCGCCGCTCAGCTCTACCGGCGTGGCTACACACCTACAATCACCACCGGCAACACTCCGCGATCGGCAAGACCCCACCCATCACACGGTTGACCAACCTGCCTGAGCACTACAGCTGATATGTAGGCACTGTTTGTCAATAGGCAGGTGAAAGCCGCCCCGGTATGGGCCGGGGCGGCTTTCGTTTGATCGGGGTCAGTCGGGCGTCGCGGCGGTCGTTGGTCAACGACGGTGGTGTCAGACTGATATACGCGGGTTGGGTACCGCAAGACGATGGTTCGGCGCGAACGGTGGCTGCTTTCTAGGGGCGGGCGTCACATCAGCATTGGTCGAATGCTGTTGTTGCTCATAGCTGTAACGCAGGTCCAGTTCGCCTACCTCACCGCCGACCGGCTGACTCCGATCAAGCTTCGGGCGGCTGCGCTTATGTCAGCGTGGCCAGCGACCAACACCAACCGGCCAGTTGACGAGCGACCGCGACGTTGGCCACGACGTGGGGCTTCTTGCGCTCATTGAACCGGCACCACTGCTGATGTAAACGGCGGTTTCCGGCGTGCCCGCGGTCCTTGAGCGCTGGGTCGACCTTGGCCCATCGGGCCCGCATCGTCGGACCGGGGGTGCGGTAGCCGGCGCGGTGGTGCCAGGCCGATTCGATCAGCAGTCTGCGGACGTGGGCGTTGCCAGCCTTGGTGATCGAACCCTGGACCCGTGAAGTCCCCGAGGAGTACTCGGTGGGCACCAGACCGACGTAGGCGCCGATCGAGGCACCGGTGAATCGGGTCCAGTCCCCGATTTCTACGGCTAAGGCCAGACCAGTCAACGCCGAGATCCCGCGTAGGCAGCCCAGCCGGTTGACCGGATCGGCCCAGCGCGGTGAGGCCGCGACCATGACGATCTGCTCGTCGAGACGGTTCCTGGCCGCGGTAGCGGTGAGCACCGCGTCAAAGTGATGATCAAACGCCGCCGCGGTGTGGACATCGTCGAATCGTTGGCGCCTAAGCCACGTTTCGTGCACTCCGGTCCAGGCCTGACCACCTGAGTAGACCCGGCCTTGGCGCAGCAACAGCTTCGACAACCGGTGCCGAACACGCATCAGATCCGCACGGGCGTCCTCGCGAGCACGAACCAAATCTCGCACCGCCTCGACCTCAACGTCGGGCACCGTAACCGCAGTGATCTCATCCAACCGCAGCAACCTGGTCAGATGCGCAGCATCACGAGCATCGGTCTTGACCCGATCCCCGGCCGGGCGGATCAGCTTCGATGGCGCGGCGACCACGCAGTCGATCTGGGCATCCGCTAGAGCTCGTGCCAGACCAAACCCCGTTGGCCCGGCCTCATAGGCCACTCGCACCGGGCCTCGCAACCGGTGCAACCAATCCAAGATCTCACCGTGATCAGGACACAACCGCGCCCGTTCGACTCGACCCGTCTGTTCATCGACGGCATGAGCAACCACCGAAAGCGCGTGCACGTCCAACCCGACACTCGTACCGTTGAAACTCACCGGAGGCCTCCTGATCTGCAACTGTGGCTCTACCCGTGCGAGTGTTCACCCGACACCGGCAACCCACGTCCGATTGCAGCCCGAGGCCTTCGGCCTCGAGTCAGCCTCCATACCGTCTAGCCCAGCGCGGTCACCCAGG from Mycobacterium kubicae includes these protein-coding regions:
- a CDS encoding IS110 family transposase gives rise to the protein MSFNGTSVGLDVHALSVVAHAVDEQTGRVERARLCPDHGEILDWLHRLRGPVRVAYEAGPTGFGLARALADAQIDCVVAAPSKLIRPAGDRVKTDARDAAHLTRLLRLDEITAVTVPDVEVEAVRDLVRAREDARADLMRVRHRLSKLLLRQGRVYSGGQAWTGVHETWLRRQRFDDVHTAAAFDHHFDAVLTATAARNRLDEQIVMVAASPRWADPVNRLGCLRGISALTGLALAVEIGDWTRFTGASIGAYVGLVPTEYSSGTSRVQGSITKAGNAHVRRLLIESAWHHRAGYRTPGPTMRARWAKVDPALKDRGHAGNRRLHQQWCRFNERKKPHVVANVAVARQLAGWCWSLATLT
- a CDS encoding IS481 family transposase, whose amino-acid sequence is MVHANAVLTPRGRLMLARRVVDEGWPIVRAAEHFHVSWPTAKRWAVRYAAMGEAGMTDRSSRPHHSPNRTPPPVVRRIVELRWRHRLSPLAIASRLSMPASTVHAVLVRCRLNRLSYIDLRTGEVIRRYEHDRPGALLHVDVKKLGNIPDGGGWRFVGRAQGWQNRRSMPDTKRSRYRNELMGHGFVHTVIDDHSRVAYAEIHDDETAATAIAVLRRAVGWFAVRGVTVQRVLSDNGSCYRSHAWRHACAELHIVPKRTRPYRPQTNGKIERFHRTMTAEWAFARHYPNERTRRSALPAWLHTYNHHRQHSAIGKTPPITRLTNLPEHYS
- the sigC gene encoding RNA polymerase sigma factor SigC, whose amino-acid sequence is MTASSDDEAVTALALAAAEGNAQALEAFIKATQQDVWRFVTYLSDAGSADDLTQETFLRAIGAIPRFAGRSTARTWLLSIARCVVADHFRHAQSRPLTAHGADPEQLLGGDRHSRGFEDLVEVTTMIAQLTADQREALLLTQLLGLSYADAAAVCGCPVGTIRSRVARARDALLADADRDDLTG